CGGTAAAGAGCAGCGCCTTCCAATAGCACTTTCTTGATGCCCACAATAACCGGGCTATGGGGATCTTCCTCTGTCTCGCATTTAGCATGGTGTTTGCGGTGGATGGCGACCCATTCTTTTGTGACGATAGCGGTGGTTAGCCATAACCAGAAACGAAAAAAAAAACTGGGAATAGCATGCAGATTCAGTGCGCGATGTGCCTGATGGCGGTGCAAAAAAATGGTAACCGATGCGATGGTAATATGGGTTAAAGTCAGTGCAACAATTACATAGCCCCACCAAGGCAAATCAATAAAACCTAGAAACATTCACTATCTCCTGAAATATCGGCTATAAATTAGCGTACTATTTTAACATAACTAAGAGCTAATCAAGCGGTGGTCACCCAAGTTTCAGCTTGTTCATAGTCAGTAAAGACACATATGTCCGCATCCACGAACATGCGCGATAGCCAAGCCTGCCATGTGATCCACTGATCATCCGTAATAACTGCAATCTTGCTGAAATCATGCATGTGTTCACGATTGAAAAATTTGATTTCCGCCCATGCTACATCGACCGTGTAGCTGATCATGTCACGTAGATCGAACAACAGATTGACCGTGCCGGGGGATTTAAGCAGGTAAAGTGCATGTTCCTCGAATTGCTTAAAATCAGCCAAGGTGAATTCGCCTAGTACAGCAATATTGAGCAGGGTGGAGGTTTGTTCTATTGTGATCATATTAAGTCTCTTCTTCGTTAGTTATGTGCCGCCGTGCTTGGGTGCCAGTTTCAAGCTTAACACACCGCCTGCAATGATAAGTCCTATGCCTATCCATCCCATTAATGGCAATGCCTCGTCCCACAGGACCATGCCGAATATGCTGGCGAATATCACCGTGCTGTAGGACAAGCTACCTGCCACTAGCATTTTCCCGGTACGGTAGGCCCGGGTCATCGCTAGTTGTGCTAGCGTGGCAGTGCTGCCGAGTCCGAGCAAGATGAATAAACCAGGCGTAGTGATGGGGTGCATAGTTCCGAGCAACATGCCGCCGCCGCTGGTAATAGCCGCAATCAGACTAAAATAGAATACTACCCGCCATTCCGGCTCACCACGTAACCCAAGCTGCTTGACATTGAGGTAGGCGATGCCGGCCAAAAAGCCGGAAATCAGCCCGATCAAACCGGGGATGAGTTGATCCTGGGCCAACGTGGGATGCAGTAGCAATATGACGCCACAGAACCCCAGCAGGATTGCGGTGGAGAGAGCCGGACGGAAATGTTCCTTGAAGGCCAGCATGGTCAGGATAGTGAAATAGAGTGGTGCAGTGTAATTTAGCGTTACTGCGGTGGCCAGCGGCAATACGGTGATACAGTAAAAATATAACATCAGCGCGATGGTGCCAGAAACGCCGCGCCACAAGTGCTGCTTCAGGTAAGGAGTAGACAGCGACAACCCTTGTTGACGGATGACCGCGTAGATCATCAATAACCCGAGTAACGCGCGATAGAATACCAATTCAATATGAGAAAAATATTCTGCACCGAGTTTAACAAACACCCCCATGCAGCCAAAAAAGAATCCGGCGACTAGCATCCATAATGCGCCCATTCCAATAAATTATTTAAGTAGATGGTTAAAATAAACGCTAATCCAGCGCAGGCAGAAATAATTCTGCTTAACTAAACAGGAGTCACGCCTGCACACGTATGACAATGCATGGAATTTTTTAGTGGCGATTAAGATGATCATTTGTCTAAATGCGGATCAAGCTGGCGTCGCAGAAACTCATGGAAATGCAGCAGGCCGTCCTCGGTCGGAGATTGATACGGTCCAGCATCTTCGATCCCATGCTGGTATAGCCATTTGCGCCCCTGGTGCATTTTCAGGCAGATGGTATCGTCCTCAAGCGCGGTTTCGCGGTAGGCAGCCTTTTCCGCTTCGACAAAATCGCGCTCGAATAACACTATGTCTTCTGGGTAGTAAAACTCCATAATGTTAGTGCAGGCATTGACCCCGCGCGGAATGACAGTACTGACCACTAATGTATTGGGGTACCACTCAACCATAATGTTAGGGTAATAGGTCAGCCAGATCGCGCCGTATCTAGGTAGCGTGCCGTTACTATATCGCAGCACTTGTTCCTGCCATTTGCCGTAGGCGGCACTTCCAACTTTGCGCAAGTCATGATTGATGCCTACAGTTTGCACGCTATACCAATCGCCGAATTCCCAGTGTAGATCGTCACAATTGACGAATTTACCCAGACCGGGATGGAACGGTGCAACATGGTAGTCCTCTTGATATACCTCAATGAAAGTCTTCCAATTAAAAGCATATTCATCTATCTCTACACGATCCAGTTGATAATTGGAAAAATCCAGCTCCTTTAACGCAGGGATATCCGCCAGATCCTTGGTAATATTGCGTTTACCTGCGAACTGTAAGCCATTCCAATGTTGCAACGGAGTCTTATTGAGATCCCGGCAGGGGTTTTGCGGGAAGCGCGGTGCACCTAATAGTTTGCCATCCAGCTGGTACGTCCAGCGATGCAGCGGACACACAATGTTTTTCGCGCTACCACGTCCTTCCAGCATGGTGGCCTGACGATGACGGCAAATATTGGAGAGCAGCTCTACTCCGTTTTTATTACGCACCAACATCTTGGCATTATCCATCCAATCCAGAACATGGTAATCGCCAAGGTTTGGTACCAATAGTTCGTGTCCGATATAGCCAGGGCCGTCATCGAATAATATGCGCTGTTCAATTTCCAAAATTTTTGGATCAAAATACCAGCGTAGGGGCGGTTGTGTAAGAACTGGGGTGAGCTGATAGATCTTTGCGATCTCGGACATACCAACATCTTCCTTGCAAAAAAGTGAATACGTTATGGGCAAAAGAATCAAATTGTCCCTTAAAACTGCAAGAGGGAGCAACAAAAATTGTCATTTGGCTTCATATTACATTCAAGGTCGGCAAGATTTCATTCGCCGCCGACCAGTTTTAGTCCTCCTAGGAGAACCTGCCGGAAATTCATCACATGCTGAATCAACTATCTGCCTGCGTAATTTGTAATCGGTGCATCCCCTCTTCGGCAACTCATCAACAAAGTTTCCCGTAATAACATTATAGTTTTGGTTGCCAAGCACTCGCGATGACAAGTACATAGCTAAATCCGCTAAAATAACAGTCTGCAAAAAGCAAATATACTAAATATGCCCCTGATTACCAGCCACTTTGTGACCACTTTTCACGACACTCACTTGGCTAACCCATCCTGGTCTGCATCTTCGATCATAGACAATACCGATGGGACTGAGTTATGGAAGTGGATCATTAACAATCATTGCAACAACTGTCTGCTTTGGGCGCAGGAAGATTTGGCTCGCCGTATTAAGGTCAGTGACATTGATATCGCTATTAATAAGCGCGCTATTGATCGCTACAATCAGGCCCGTAACGATGCCATCGAATGTATTGATGAACAGTTATTAATCGCCCTTAAGCTCGTGGATGCTGTCTCTGTACAAACTGATTTACCGATTGTCAACGTAGCAAAAGATGCGCGTTTGAATAGCGAGACCGCTGGTAGTATGGTGGACAGAATGTCGATTCTAGCACTGAAAATATGCGCCATGCGCCAGCAGACCGAGCGCATTGAAGTTGATGAAGCTCACCGTTTCATGTGCCATAGAAAATTGGAGCGACTGAAAGAACAGCGCAGCGACTTAGGTGCTTGCCTGGACGAGTTGCTAGCTGATACGCAGGCGGGCCGGGCATACTTCAAAGTTTATCGCCAATTCAAAATGTACAATGATCCGCAGTTGAATCCGGCGTTAGTGGCAGAAAGTAAATTGTGACTATTTAATTTAAATCCAGAAATGTAAAGAAATTCTTATTAACGATTACGTTACCATCGTACACAAAGCCTCTCGCACTCTCGCCACGACCTCTGCCCAGTCGCCAATTTTGCGTTGTCGGAACAAGCGAAGGGACGGGTACCACGGGCTATCTTCTCTCTCCAGCAGCCAGCGCCAGTCTGCCGCAAAAGGCAATAGCACCCATGCCGGTTTGCCAATAGCCCCCGCAAGATGAGCAACCGATGTATCGACACAAATTACAAGATCAAGATTGGCAATTAATGCCGCGGTACTGGCAAAATCCCCGATGTCTTCCGTCAAGCCGATGAAATGGAGATGTGCCAGCGGTTGTTTAGCTTGGGCCTCTCCAGCGCCTTTTTGCAGGTTAAAAAATACCACATTTTCTACGGTACCCAGTAAATCAAGTTGGCTGAGGGAGATGGAGCGATTCAGATTGTTCTTGTTCCCGGGACTTCCAGCCCACATCAATCCGACTTTTAATGCTGATCCGGTATCCGGTATGCGTTTCCGCCAATCTTCAACCAAGCCTTCATCAGGGAAAAGATAAGGGACCGCTGCTGGTGCTTTCACCCCAGCTTTGCTGAGCCTGGATGGCAAACTCAGTAATGGGCAATGGAAATCGTGTTGGGGTAGCGGCTCGCCTCGCAAGATGATTTCATGTATTCCGTTTACTTCTTTAAACAGACGTTTCAGCGCAGGTTTGCATTCAAATAAGATGTACCCCCCAAGCAAAGCCAGCAGTGGCGCATATCGAATGAACTGTATCGCATCGCCAAAACCTTGTTCCGCATGCAAAAGTATTGTTTTGCCGTGAAGGTCTTCGCCATTCCATAACGGGCTGGTAAAGCGTTTTCCTTCACCAGCCAGTTCTGGCGCCTTCAGACGCCACTCATATTCATCCCATCCACGCGAAAAATTACCCATTACGAGTAAGGCCAGTGAAAGATTCCAGTGTGCCTGAGCAAAATCAGGCCGTAAGGCAATTGCTCTTTCGTAATACGTAACTGCTTCAGCAGGACGTCCTGTTGCCTCAAGAATCAATCCCAGGTTGTTATATGCTTCGACATAGTTGGCGTTCAGTGCAATTGCTTGGTGATAACATTCGACAGCCCGTTGATGATCCCTGATGGCTTGATACACCAATCCTAGATTATTATGAAAATCTGGAATTAAAGGCTGAATCTGGATGGCTTGCTCAATCAGTTTCAAGGCTGTTTCGTGGGTGCCTGATTGATAGGCAATTACCCCAGAATATTGCAATGCAACGGCATTTTGCGGTTGTTCGTATAAAATCAAGCCATAAATTGTGTTGGCATGAACGATGTGGCCCAACTGATGGTGCTTTAATGCAACGGATAACATCCATTGAATGTCCTCTTCGCGGGTTGCGCCACGTGGTATAGAGGTCACGGCAATTTTTCCGCAGCAGTTCTTGTAACGCTCACCGCTACCGCACGAACATGTTTCGTTTCGGCTTATCGATTTTGAAGCTGGGGGACTTGCCATTGCCGCTAATTGACTACGGGCCTCTGAATGCTCAGGATTGTTCTCAAGGATGCGTTGAAAGACTGCCCCAGCGAAACGAAATTGTCGCAAATCCCGGTAATTCATTCCAAGCCGGAAAAACTGGATGGAATTTGTAACATTGGACGGCAGGCTATGGATAAACTCTTCCACTTCATTTGGAGCAAGGGCCATCCACATGTTGAATAACCCGTGAAAACCGAATGGCTGGCAGGCGGGATAAGTGGTTTCAAAAGAAAATTTTTCTGCCTCGGATTCTGGCGCAAACCGCACTTGGTATTGCTCCTCCAGCAGGGGGCGATATTTTCGGCCAATTAGCTCATCTTCGGCCAATTCTTCATTGAGCGGGATTTCCCGCGTTGCCAGTAACAATTTACGCGACCGCAATGAAAAACCACCGTTACCCACTCTGAATCCATCTTTGTGATGACCCCACACCGCACCGATATAGTCAAAGTTTAGAAATTCATTCGTCCATGCGTTGGGGTTAATGATGTAGCCATCCCACTGGACAAGAAGAACGAAATCACTCTCAATATAATGATGCAATTCATGTAGCACGAACATCGAATATTCTTGCCGTGAGCGGATCGGTGGTATTTCTACTGTTTCAATACCTGGAAGGGTAAAATCTCGATCCGTCAGGAAAAGTACGCGGTCAAAGACGCCTCTTTCTTTAGATTTTTTCAATGCCTCGATGGCAAGATCATGATTGATGCAGTCCACGCAGCAAAGCGTGATAGTGATAGCTTGTTCAGTTTTCATCGTAAAACCAGTCAATTTTTAACTCGAAGAATCAATAATTCTCATCAGCTGTGTTTGCAGCTGAGCATTTTCAGTATAACTTTAAAAAAATTCTGTCATGCTCTGCAACAAGTTTGCTGAGAGAAAATGCGTTCTATCCAAATTTCTTTGTTCATTCTATAGCAGCAGGCTGACGCTCAGCGGATGTCTTGATGTTTTGGGCTACGTTTCGTTGCGCTCATTGCCTTGAGATAGGCGATGATTTCTTTTGTGATTTTCGCTCGATTGGGGATTTCTTGTGCCAGTCCCGGCATCAAGGAGTTATGTCGGATACTCGATGGATTCTCGATCCAGCGTGTCAGGTATTCAGGCTTGATGTACTCGACCACGCTCGTCGGATAATTGAGTTCAGGTGCCTTGCCGCCACCTTCACCATTAATCATATGGCATGCCATGCAATATTTACGAAAGTGCAAGAAACCACGCCGCACTTCTGCGGATGCCTTGGCTGGCGGGGAAAGGTTCGGAAAGCGAGTCGCAAATGTTGTGAGTTCGATACTCTTCACCTGGTAAGGCATGTCAGATGCGCCATCTTCAAGCAGCACTTTTGATTTCATATTGTCCCAGATTAAGTAGAGCGGCCCGAGTTGTACTACCTCATTATTCTGTAGTATGTTGGTCATCGTAAAGGGCGAGTTGTCGTCGTGAGCAAAGGCAAAATAGGCATCATGAGAGGTAAACTTTGTTACCGGAATACTCGCTTGGTATCCGTCCATGGAAATGAACACGATCTCCTCTGCTTTCAGCCACTCTTTACCAAATGTCTTGTCAAAAAGCACTCGGGCAGGATAAGCCTTATAGATTTGGTCTTTTTTCTCGTGAATCTCGAAAACTGTTAACGAAACTGCTGTAACTTCGCTAGCAAGATCGCTTAAAGTCAAAATCTTGACGATTTGATCTTTGTCTTTGAACTCAATACCGATATTGCTTTGTGAAAACGCTAGTGCAGGTAAACAAACGCTGCCGCATATTGCGACGAGAATCAGAAAAATATTTTGGAAACTTCTTGAGATTGGGCTACTCATACTTATGCCTCCATAGTTGGTGGTTAATGTTCTTGAAAACATGGCATCATAGGATACGAATTTTTTACAAAAAACAAGGTGCAAGAATTTTGCACGGAACCTGAAAAGTATTTTGGCTTCGGTATTTTTTCATGTTCCATGAGCGTTAGCGAACTGAAAAGTAGGCAACGAAGTTTTACTTTAATAATTATTAATTTTTGGAGGTGAGGTACAGTCATGAAAATCAAAATTGCGACAATTTGTTTTATGGTCGGTATATTGGTTATACCCCGTATAGGTTTCACTGCCGATCCAAAAATGGATCAGCCAGACCCCACGACAATAGTCAAGGAGTCGGATATAACAAGTAAAATAAAAGCCCGACTGAACGCTGATAGACATTTAGGCAAATTCAAGAGTATTAAAGTTGATACAGATAACAATGGCGTTGTTTGGTTGAGCGGTACTGCTCACCTTTTATCAGAAGAGGAAAAAGCGATTGAAATTGCTCGGGGTACTGAAGGGGTGGTTATAGTCCATAGCAACATCAAAATCAAGAATAGACATCCGATAAGCGATTGATTTTATATTTTTTATAAAGCTGAAAAATAGTTAACTAAGATTTAGTTCATCTGAACCATTGGCCGGTAGAAATATCACTCCTGATTTGACTGATTAGATTTGATGTATTACATCCATCACCCCCTCGGATGATGTTGTGCGTGCAGTTGTTTCAACCGTTCGCGTGCAACATGCGTGTAAATCTGTGTGGTAGAAATATCGGCATGACCAAGCAGCAGTTGCACTACGCGCAGATCAGCTCCGTGGTTAAGCAAATGGGTGGCGAAGGCATGTCGCAAGGTATGCGGTGACAGTGGTTTGTGTAGGCCGCCGCGCTTTGCATGGCGTTTGATGAGATACCAGAACATCTGCCGCGTCATCGCTGTACCACGCTGAGTTACGAACATCGCTGCATTTAATTTATCGCCCAGCAAGACGGGACGGGCATCAATCAGATAGCGGCGCACCCAGTCCAGCGCTTCCTCTCCCAACGGTACCAGACGTTCTTTATTACCCTTACCCATCACGCGCACTACGCCCATGTCGAGGCTGATTTGTGCAATGCTCAAGCTGATCAACTCAGACACGCGCAGGCCGCTGGCATATAGCACTTCCAGCATAGTGCGATCACGCATGCCCAGAGGTGCATCCGTATCAGGCGCTTGCAGCAGCATATCCACATCCTGCTCGGTGAGTGTTTTTGGCAGGTTACGTGGCAGCTTGGGGGTGGCAATTTGCAGGGTGGGATCAGTGTCTATTTTGCTCTGACGTAACAGGTAACGGAACAGGCGTTTGAGGCTTGATATGGCACGGCTGGTACTGGTGGCTTTAGCTTTTTGTTTGACGACCAAATAAGCGAGAAAGCCTTGAACGTCAGCGTGTGTGGCCTCTAGCAAGGAGGAGTGATGTTGTTTTTCCATCCAGAAAATAAATTTGCATAGATCGCGTCTGTAGCTTTCCAGTGTATTTCGCGACAAGCCATCTTCCAGCCATAAGCAATCGCAGAATTCATCCAGGATGTCAGTGTTGTTCATACATCTTTGTCATTTTTGAATGCAACGAGAAATCTATGTGATTGTTCACCGCATACGGAATGTTAACTGTAGTTGCGCCCGTTTGCTCATGAATAACAAACTCTAAAGATTGTCGGAACTGAATTTTTATGTATAAATGAATTTCACTAAATACTATGTATACCATGTATCTCAATGTAATCAATTTATTACGAGCTAAGTCCTACAGGCTCCTTCCCTAGTTCGATTGTTTTTCATATGCCAGCAACCAGCGTTTGATATCCAGCGCATTTCCCCCGCGCTGATGTATGAAACCGCCGATACCAGATTTACTTACCACGCGATGACAGGGGATGACAATGGGAATGGGATTTGACCCGCACGCTTGACCAACAGCACGCGGGCTAGAAGCTAGCAACGTGGCGAGATCGCCATAATTACGTGTTTTCCCGGGTGGAATAGCAGATATTGCCCGCCACACTTTTGTTTGGTGGGCAGTGCCGTTTAGCTTGAGAGAAAGATTAAAATGAAAATTTGGATCAATAAAATAGGCCTGCAATTGTCTGCACACCTCTCGAGCAAACGCTTGGCTAGGCAATTGTAGCGTGGCATCTGACTCCAGAAAGTTGATACCAGTTAGCGTATCCGCCTCACAGCAGATACCCAGCATACCAAATGGTGTAGGTAGCTTTGCCTGATAATTCATTACTTACCTTTCTTACACAAATATTTGGCACGAATATTTGGCTAATTTTAAAGGTCTGACCCAGACAATATGAGACTTGGAAACAATAAGAGTTATATCCCCAAATGACGGACGCAAGTAAATTTATTTAGTACATTACGCAAGCATTCATAAGAGATATTTCGGGAATTGGCGTTACAAAAAAGAGGACAAGGCAGCCCTCCAGCCTTAGGGGACTTATGGGTTACCAGAGCTTTGGAAGTATCCTG
This genomic interval from Candidatus Nitrotoga sp. AM1P contains the following:
- a CDS encoding BON domain-containing protein, giving the protein MKIKIATICFMVGILVIPRIGFTADPKMDQPDPTTIVKESDITSKIKARLNADRHLGKFKSIKVDTDNNGVVWLSGTAHLLSEEEKAIEIARGTEGVVIVHSNIKIKNRHPISD
- a CDS encoding SpoIIAA family protein; this translates as MITIEQTSTLLNIAVLGEFTLADFKQFEEHALYLLKSPGTVNLLFDLRDMISYTVDVAWAEIKFFNREHMHDFSKIAVITDDQWITWQAWLSRMFVDADICVFTDYEQAETWVTTA
- a CDS encoding aromatic ring-hydroxylating oxygenase subunit alpha, whose protein sequence is MSEIAKIYQLTPVLTQPPLRWYFDPKILEIEQRILFDDGPGYIGHELLVPNLGDYHVLDWMDNAKMLVRNKNGVELLSNICRHRQATMLEGRGSAKNIVCPLHRWTYQLDGKLLGAPRFPQNPCRDLNKTPLQHWNGLQFAGKRNITKDLADIPALKELDFSNYQLDRVEIDEYAFNWKTFIEVYQEDYHVAPFHPGLGKFVNCDDLHWEFGDWYSVQTVGINHDLRKVGSAAYGKWQEQVLRYSNGTLPRYGAIWLTYYPNIMVEWYPNTLVVSTVIPRGVNACTNIMEFYYPEDIVLFERDFVEAEKAAYRETALEDDTICLKMHQGRKWLYQHGIEDAGPYQSPTEDGLLHFHEFLRRQLDPHLDK
- a CDS encoding methylated-DNA--[protein]-cysteine S-methyltransferase, whose translation is MNYQAKLPTPFGMLGICCEADTLTGINFLESDATLQLPSQAFAREVCRQLQAYFIDPNFHFNLSLKLNGTAHQTKVWRAISAIPPGKTRNYGDLATLLASSPRAVGQACGSNPIPIVIPCHRVVSKSGIGGFIHQRGGNALDIKRWLLAYEKQSN
- the xerD gene encoding site-specific tyrosine recombinase XerD, producing the protein MNNTDILDEFCDCLWLEDGLSRNTLESYRRDLCKFIFWMEKQHHSSLLEATHADVQGFLAYLVVKQKAKATSTSRAISSLKRLFRYLLRQSKIDTDPTLQIATPKLPRNLPKTLTEQDVDMLLQAPDTDAPLGMRDRTMLEVLYASGLRVSELISLSIAQISLDMGVVRVMGKGNKERLVPLGEEALDWVRRYLIDARPVLLGDKLNAAMFVTQRGTAMTRQMFWYLIKRHAKRGGLHKPLSPHTLRHAFATHLLNHGADLRVVQLLLGHADISTTQIYTHVARERLKQLHAQHHPRG
- a CDS encoding DMT family transporter, producing MGALWMLVAGFFFGCMGVFVKLGAEYFSHIELVFYRALLGLLMIYAVIRQQGLSLSTPYLKQHLWRGVSGTIALMLYFYCITVLPLATAVTLNYTAPLYFTILTMLAFKEHFRPALSTAILLGFCGVILLLHPTLAQDQLIPGLIGLISGFLAGIAYLNVKQLGLRGEPEWRVVFYFSLIAAITSGGGMLLGTMHPITTPGLFILLGLGSTATLAQLAMTRAYRTGKMLVAGSLSYSTVIFASIFGMVLWDEALPLMGWIGIGLIIAGGVLSLKLAPKHGGT
- a CDS encoding DUF4254 domain-containing protein, giving the protein MPLITSHFVTTFHDTHLANPSWSASSIIDNTDGTELWKWIINNHCNNCLLWAQEDLARRIKVSDIDIAINKRAIDRYNQARNDAIECIDEQLLIALKLVDAVSVQTDLPIVNVAKDARLNSETAGSMVDRMSILALKICAMRQQTERIEVDEAHRFMCHRKLERLKEQRSDLGACLDELLADTQAGRAYFKVYRQFKMYNDPQLNPALVAESKL
- a CDS encoding cytochrome c; this encodes MSSPISRSFQNIFLILVAICGSVCLPALAFSQSNIGIEFKDKDQIVKILTLSDLASEVTAVSLTVFEIHEKKDQIYKAYPARVLFDKTFGKEWLKAEEIVFISMDGYQASIPVTKFTSHDAYFAFAHDDNSPFTMTNILQNNEVVQLGPLYLIWDNMKSKVLLEDGASDMPYQVKSIELTTFATRFPNLSPPAKASAEVRRGFLHFRKYCMACHMINGEGGGKAPELNYPTSVVEYIKPEYLTRWIENPSSIRHNSLMPGLAQEIPNRAKITKEIIAYLKAMSATKRSPKHQDIR
- a CDS encoding DUF5672 family protein; protein product: MKTEQAITITLCCVDCINHDLAIEALKKSKERGVFDRVLFLTDRDFTLPGIETVEIPPIRSRQEYSMFVLHELHHYIESDFVLLVQWDGYIINPNAWTNEFLNFDYIGAVWGHHKDGFRVGNGGFSLRSRKLLLATREIPLNEELAEDELIGRKYRPLLEEQYQVRFAPESEAEKFSFETTYPACQPFGFHGLFNMWMALAPNEVEEFIHSLPSNVTNSIQFFRLGMNYRDLRQFRFAGAVFQRILENNPEHSEARSQLAAMASPPASKSISRNETCSCGSGERYKNCCGKIAVTSIPRGATREEDIQWMLSVALKHHQLGHIVHANTIYGLILYEQPQNAVALQYSGVIAYQSGTHETALKLIEQAIQIQPLIPDFHNNLGLVYQAIRDHQRAVECYHQAIALNANYVEAYNNLGLILEATGRPAEAVTYYERAIALRPDFAQAHWNLSLALLVMGNFSRGWDEYEWRLKAPELAGEGKRFTSPLWNGEDLHGKTILLHAEQGFGDAIQFIRYAPLLALLGGYILFECKPALKRLFKEVNGIHEIILRGEPLPQHDFHCPLLSLPSRLSKAGVKAPAAVPYLFPDEGLVEDWRKRIPDTGSALKVGLMWAGSPGNKNNLNRSISLSQLDLLGTVENVVFFNLQKGAGEAQAKQPLAHLHFIGLTEDIGDFASTAALIANLDLVICVDTSVAHLAGAIGKPAWVLLPFAADWRWLLEREDSPWYPSLRLFRQRKIGDWAEVVARVREALCTMVT